The Papaver somniferum cultivar HN1 unplaced genomic scaffold, ASM357369v1 unplaced-scaffold_107, whole genome shotgun sequence genome includes a region encoding these proteins:
- the LOC113328181 gene encoding flowering time control protein FCA-like isoform X2, with the protein MAIRALHNQYTLPGGTGPIQVRYADGDRERLVEHKLFVGSMNRHAAEKEIEEIFAPYGRVEDVYIMRDDLKQSRGCGFVKFSHRDMAVAAMNALNGTYLMKDCDQPLTVRFADPKRPRVGDSRGTPSFGGPGFGPRSQAPSGFRPASNLGDPMGGRGPPSSWNPISPQNAGPTSDANAHGFNGQLGARSGGTTVPSATSGPMGGFGGPSNGSHPPLAPLPSPIPQQGYNQSMPQIPSGGQQISPLSKPLQSTPDLLPPVQLQSQNTPVSSYSQTSTQQGQLQIPNSAIRPSLNQAFPSQHSSGSVGQVPVSQPQVQQSASVAPQFSQQGVSGPTGIQQKQQLHQPPHQSPSQLAQVLSQQTQALQARFQSSQQAFTQLQQKMHMMQQSGQNLAQQPNAQATKLQSPWSGNIPQGQTVPNSLATAAAVPGSSTTAGTTPALAPIVGQVALPPCNWTEHTSPEGYKYYYNSVTSESRWEKPEELTLFEQRQQQKLSHPQKPPVQQFQSPAHSQSQPQVLSTQQGPQSQQNQIQPQVLSSQQGPQSQQNQIQPQMRHPQQLQQPSLNSPYQGSGFAGQQNAQELGYAQSQASANSGVDPGRFHQGIQAQEWAWKNKPTGA; encoded by the exons ATGGCTATTAGAGCTTTGCACAATCAATACACTTTACCTGGG GGAACGGGCCCTATACAAGTTAGATATGCTGATGGAGATAGGGAGCGCCTTG TTGAGCACAAGCTGTTCGTTGGGTCTATGAACAGACACGCTGCAGAGAAAGAAATCGAGGAG ATTTTTGCTCCTTATGGCCGGGTTGAAGATGTTTACATTATGCGGGATGATCTAAAGCAAAGTCGTG GATGTGGATTTGTTAAATTTTCTCATAGAGATATGGCAGTAGCCGCTATGAATGCGCTTAATGGAACCTATTTAATGAAA GATTGTGATCAGCCATTAACAGTTCGATTTGCTGATCCTAAGAGGCCTAGAGTGGGAGATTCGAG GGGAACTCCTTCATTTGGTGGTCCTGGTTTTGGTCCCCGCTCACAAGCACCATCAGGGTTTAG ACCGGCATCAAATCTTGGCGACCCTATGGGTGGACGAGGACCACCTAGTTCGTGGAATCCAATTAGTCCTCAGAATGCAGGACCAACTTCTGATGCTAATGCACACGGTTTCAATGGTCAGTTGGGTGCTAGAAGTGGTGGTACGACGGTTCCATCTGCCACT AGTGGGCCAATGGGAGGCTTCGGCGGTCCTTCAAATGGTTCTCATCCACCACTTGCACCTTTACCTTCTCCAATCCCTCAACAG GGTTATAACCAGTCTATGCCGCAAATACCATCTGGTGGACAGCAAATTTCACCTTTATCGAAGCCACTTCAATCTACTCCCGACTTGCTGCCTCCAGTACAACTACAATCGCAGAACACGCCAGTATCATCTTACTCACAGACATCAACACAACAAGGCCAGTTACAGATTCCCAACTCTGCCATTCGACCCTCCCTTAATCAGGCATTTCCATCGCAACATTCATCTGGCTCAGTAGGTCAAGTGCCAGTTTCCCAGCCTCAGGTCCAGCAGAGTGCCTCTGTTGCTCCACAGTTCTCGCAACAAGGTGTCTCTGGGCCTACTGGCATTCAGCAGAAGCAACAATTGCATCAGCCACCACACCAATCGCCCTCCCAGCTAGCTCAAGTCCTGTCTCAGCAAACACAAGCTTTGCAAGCTAGGTTTCAGTCATCACAACAAGCATTCACTCAGCTACAGCAAAAGATGCATATGATGCAGCAGTCTGGTCAAAATCTAGCTCAGCAGCCAAATGCCCAAGCAACTAAATTACAG TCTCCATGGTCAGGAAACATTCCTCAAGGGCAGACAGTTCCCAACAGTCTTGCTACTGCAGCTGCTGTGCCGGGGTCTTCAACAACAGCTGGTACAACTCCTGCTTTAGCACCTATTGTTGGGCAGGTTGCACTTCCTCCTTGTAATTGGACAGAGCACACGTCCCCTGAAGGATACAAGTACTATTATAACAGTGTAACAAGTGAAAGCAGG TGGGAGAAGCCTGAGGAGTTAACCTTGTTTGAGCAACGACAGCAACAAAAGTTATCTCATCCTCAAAAACCTCCGGTTCAACAATTTCAATCTCCTGCACATTCACAGTCACAACCGCAAGTCCTATCTACTCAGCAAGGCCCTCAGTCGCAACAAAATCAGATTCAACCACAGGTCCTATCTAGCCAACAAGGCCCTCAGTCACAACAAAATCAGATTCAACCGCAGATGCGCCACCCCCAACAGCTGCAGCAACCTTCTTTAAATTCACCG TACCAGGGATCTGGCTTCGCTGGTCAACAAAATGCTCAG GAACTTGGTTATGCTCAATCCCAGGCTTCAGCCAATTCAGGTGTTGACCCTGGTCGTTTCCACCAGGGGATTCAGGCACAGGAGTGGGCGTGGAAGAACAAACCTACAG GAGCATAA
- the LOC113328181 gene encoding flowering time control protein FCA-like isoform X1: protein MAIRALHNQYTLPGGTGPIQVRYADGDRERLGAVEHKLFVGSMNRHAAEKEIEEIFAPYGRVEDVYIMRDDLKQSRGCGFVKFSHRDMAVAAMNALNGTYLMKDCDQPLTVRFADPKRPRVGDSRGTPSFGGPGFGPRSQAPSGFRPASNLGDPMGGRGPPSSWNPISPQNAGPTSDANAHGFNGQLGARSGGTTVPSATSGPMGGFGGPSNGSHPPLAPLPSPIPQQGYNQSMPQIPSGGQQISPLSKPLQSTPDLLPPVQLQSQNTPVSSYSQTSTQQGQLQIPNSAIRPSLNQAFPSQHSSGSVGQVPVSQPQVQQSASVAPQFSQQGVSGPTGIQQKQQLHQPPHQSPSQLAQVLSQQTQALQARFQSSQQAFTQLQQKMHMMQQSGQNLAQQPNAQATKLQSPWSGNIPQGQTVPNSLATAAAVPGSSTTAGTTPALAPIVGQVALPPCNWTEHTSPEGYKYYYNSVTSESRWEKPEELTLFEQRQQQKLSHPQKPPVQQFQSPAHSQSQPQVLSTQQGPQSQQNQIQPQVLSSQQGPQSQQNQIQPQMRHPQQLQQPSLNSPYQGSGFAGQQNAQELGYAQSQASANSGVDPGRFHQGIQAQEWAWKNKPTGA from the exons ATGGCTATTAGAGCTTTGCACAATCAATACACTTTACCTGGG GGAACGGGCCCTATACAAGTTAGATATGCTGATGGAGATAGGGAGCGCCTTG GTGCAGTTGAGCACAAGCTGTTCGTTGGGTCTATGAACAGACACGCTGCAGAGAAAGAAATCGAGGAG ATTTTTGCTCCTTATGGCCGGGTTGAAGATGTTTACATTATGCGGGATGATCTAAAGCAAAGTCGTG GATGTGGATTTGTTAAATTTTCTCATAGAGATATGGCAGTAGCCGCTATGAATGCGCTTAATGGAACCTATTTAATGAAA GATTGTGATCAGCCATTAACAGTTCGATTTGCTGATCCTAAGAGGCCTAGAGTGGGAGATTCGAG GGGAACTCCTTCATTTGGTGGTCCTGGTTTTGGTCCCCGCTCACAAGCACCATCAGGGTTTAG ACCGGCATCAAATCTTGGCGACCCTATGGGTGGACGAGGACCACCTAGTTCGTGGAATCCAATTAGTCCTCAGAATGCAGGACCAACTTCTGATGCTAATGCACACGGTTTCAATGGTCAGTTGGGTGCTAGAAGTGGTGGTACGACGGTTCCATCTGCCACT AGTGGGCCAATGGGAGGCTTCGGCGGTCCTTCAAATGGTTCTCATCCACCACTTGCACCTTTACCTTCTCCAATCCCTCAACAG GGTTATAACCAGTCTATGCCGCAAATACCATCTGGTGGACAGCAAATTTCACCTTTATCGAAGCCACTTCAATCTACTCCCGACTTGCTGCCTCCAGTACAACTACAATCGCAGAACACGCCAGTATCATCTTACTCACAGACATCAACACAACAAGGCCAGTTACAGATTCCCAACTCTGCCATTCGACCCTCCCTTAATCAGGCATTTCCATCGCAACATTCATCTGGCTCAGTAGGTCAAGTGCCAGTTTCCCAGCCTCAGGTCCAGCAGAGTGCCTCTGTTGCTCCACAGTTCTCGCAACAAGGTGTCTCTGGGCCTACTGGCATTCAGCAGAAGCAACAATTGCATCAGCCACCACACCAATCGCCCTCCCAGCTAGCTCAAGTCCTGTCTCAGCAAACACAAGCTTTGCAAGCTAGGTTTCAGTCATCACAACAAGCATTCACTCAGCTACAGCAAAAGATGCATATGATGCAGCAGTCTGGTCAAAATCTAGCTCAGCAGCCAAATGCCCAAGCAACTAAATTACAG TCTCCATGGTCAGGAAACATTCCTCAAGGGCAGACAGTTCCCAACAGTCTTGCTACTGCAGCTGCTGTGCCGGGGTCTTCAACAACAGCTGGTACAACTCCTGCTTTAGCACCTATTGTTGGGCAGGTTGCACTTCCTCCTTGTAATTGGACAGAGCACACGTCCCCTGAAGGATACAAGTACTATTATAACAGTGTAACAAGTGAAAGCAGG TGGGAGAAGCCTGAGGAGTTAACCTTGTTTGAGCAACGACAGCAACAAAAGTTATCTCATCCTCAAAAACCTCCGGTTCAACAATTTCAATCTCCTGCACATTCACAGTCACAACCGCAAGTCCTATCTACTCAGCAAGGCCCTCAGTCGCAACAAAATCAGATTCAACCACAGGTCCTATCTAGCCAACAAGGCCCTCAGTCACAACAAAATCAGATTCAACCGCAGATGCGCCACCCCCAACAGCTGCAGCAACCTTCTTTAAATTCACCG TACCAGGGATCTGGCTTCGCTGGTCAACAAAATGCTCAG GAACTTGGTTATGCTCAATCCCAGGCTTCAGCCAATTCAGGTGTTGACCCTGGTCGTTTCCACCAGGGGATTCAGGCACAGGAGTGGGCGTGGAAGAACAAACCTACAG GAGCATAA
- the LOC113328308 gene encoding VQ motif-containing protein 22-like: protein MNSSSSGTHLNPERRVSKPIRRRRASRGAPVTLLNTDASNFRAMVQQFTGVPNPPFSLASINNNHHPAAGVLPGTNLNFQLPRENWFQHHQDPSSVIMHQQQQEQQFMFALNNNNSTVTTSGREQVGSNHQDQLPGLPNFE, encoded by the coding sequence ATGAATTCAAGCAGTAGTGGCACGCATTTGAATCCGGAGCGAAGAGTTTCGAAGCCGATCCGGAGACGTAGGGCGTCCCGCGGTGCTCCGGTCACTCTTCTAAATACGGATGCAAGTAATTTCAGAGCAATGGTTCAACAGTTCACCGGTGTTCCTAATCCACCCTTTTCTCTTGCTAGTATTAATAATAATCATCATCCTGCTGCTGGTGTTCTCCCCGGTACTAATCTCAACTTCCAACTACCTCGTGAGAATTGGTTTCAACATCATCAAGATCCAAGCTCTGTGATCAtgcatcaacagcagcaggagcagcaatTCATGTTTGCTTTGAATAATAACAACAGTACCGTAACTACCTCCGGCAGAGAGCAGGTGGGATCCAATCATCAAGATCAGCTCCCTGGGTTGCCTAATTTTGAGTAG
- the LOC113328196 gene encoding ribosome biogenesis protein BMS1 homolog: MASSSRNRRQEDSYIEYGVSYLKIYNMKSCDEDCADHHQSDPHPDFMDIDHTTEEERPPYVIVVHGPPKVGKTLLIKCLVDFYTKGSHSDMAGPIRIVAGNKRRIQFVECPNNVNGMIDAAKYADAVIFLIDAGYEFEMETFEFLELLKVHGMPKVMGVLTYLDSFKREYVLTRTRQSLLDQFQTQICKGAQLFCLSSLHNGMYLEKEISELANYISTMEFHPLSWRAARPYMLVDHFKDVTPQETVQMDNECPRNIILEGYLRGCHIEEGTKVHIAGVGDFQLASVTSLADPFPVDSGLAELTCMECGCVRAGSYVSLKFHNVPFEMVKNHNPCQPILVGGITIEEEAVGCIQAKLELHSWHLKLLKSKDPIIVSVGWRRYQTRPIYTLEDCRGIYRFLEHTPRNRLCYAMFWGPLAPPNTGLAVVQSLADNKHRAAFRFLAKASVVDVNKAARIVKKIKRFGTPCKISQKTVFIKGMFKSDLEIANFKDAKLRTASGVSGKINEPAGEGLAHGLEGIAKCTFQRKIRKHDTVRMHVCRKVKVPRFFDPIMRGPEPPDRIWEGPVDTLSVNHLAAVADRDSYRKTYIDPSEPRHREIRSMFKSVVLAKRRAITKKDKLAVERQNEELKSAARARLSELKSKGVLPRRRQTLEQVRGV, translated from the exons ATGGCTTCTTCGTCTCGTAATCGACGACAAGAAGATTCATACATCGAATATGGTGTTTCATACTTAAAGATCTACAATATGAAGAGTTGTGATGAG GATTGTGCTGATCATCACCAGAGCGATCCACATCCAGATTTTATGGATATTGATCATACCACTGAAGAAGAACGACCCCCATATGTTATAGTTGTTCACGGCCCTCCCAAG GTCGGTAAAACTCTCTTAATAAAGTGTCTGGTGGATTTCTATACCAAGGGAAGTCATTCTGACATGGCAGGCCCGATTAGGATTGTAGCAG GAAACAAAAGACGGATACAGTTTGTGGAGTGCCCCAATAATGTCAATGGCATGATTGACGCTGCAAAGTATGCCGATGCTGTGATATTCCTCATTGATGCGGGTTATGAGTTTGAGATG GAAACATTTGAGTTCCTCGAACTTTTGAAAGTTCATGGCATGCCCAAGGTTATGGGGGTGCTTACATATCTTGATAGCTTCAAGAGAGAATATGTACTCACAAGGACTCGGCAAAGCCTCTTGGACCAGTTTCAGACTCAAATATGCAAAGGAGCACAGCTATTCTGCTTATCTAGTCTTCATAATGGGAT GTACTTGGAGAAAGAAATTAGCGAACTGGCAAACTACATATCCACCATGGAGTTCCATCCTTTGTCATGGCGTGCTGCACGTCCTTATATGCTGGTAGATCATTTTAAAGATGTCACTCCTCAAGAGACAGTCCAAATGGATAATGAATGCCCGAGAAACATTATCTTGGAAGGGTACCTTCGAGGATGTCACATCGAGGAAGGAACTAAG GTGCATATTGCTGGAGTTGGTGATTTCCAGTTAGCTAGCGTGACAAGCTTAGCTGATCCATTTCCTGTTGATAGCGGTCTTGCTGAGTTAACCTGCATGGAGTGCGGGTGTGTCAGAGCAGGGTCTTATGTTAGCCTTAAGTTCCACAACGTTCCATTTGAAATGGTTAAAAATCATAATCCTTGTCAGCCTATTCTCGTTGGAGGTATCACTATTGAAGAAGAAGCTGTTGGATGTATTCAG GCAAAGCTTGAGTTACATAGCTGGCATTTGAAGCTATTGAAGTCAAAGGACCCTATCATTGTTTCAGTTGGTTGGAGGCGGTACCAGACAAGACCTATTTATACCCTGGAAGACTGCCGTGGAATCTATCGGTTTCTCGAACACACTCCGCGAAACAGGCTCTGTTATGCAATGTTTTGGGGCCCTCTTGCGCCTCCCAATACTGGACTTGCTGTTGTGCAAAGTCTGGCAGACAACAAG CACAGGGCAGCATTTAGGTTCTTAGCAAAGGCTTCTGTAGTTGATGTTAACAAGGCCGCACGGATAGTTAAGAAAATAAAGCGGTTTGGAACTCCTTGTAAGATATCCCAAAAAACTGTTTTTATAAAGGGTATGTTCAAATCAGACCTCGAAATTGCTAATTTCAAGGATGCAAAACTTCGGACTGCAAGTGGAGTTTCTGGGAAGATTAATGAG CCTGCAGGGGAAGGTCTTGCTCATGGACTAGAAGGGATTGCTAAATGCACATTTCAGCGCAAAATTCGCAAGCATGATACAGTTCGCATGCATGTGTGTAGAAAGGTTAAGGTTCCTCGCTTCTTCGACCCAATAATGAGAGGTCCAGAACCACCTGACCGTATTTGGGAAGGCCCGGTGGATACTCTTAGTGTAAATCATCTCGCTGCGGTTGCTGACAGGGATTCATATCGCAAG ACTTATATTGATCCGTCAGAACCCAGGCACCGCGAAATACGGTCGATGTTTAAAAGTGTGGTTCTTGCAAAACGGCGTGCGATTACCAAGAAGGATAAACTAGCAGTCGAGCGCCAAAATGAAGAGTTGAAATCTGCAGCTCGTGCAAGGTTGAGTGAGCTGAAATCAAAGGGGGTCCTTCCTCGTAGGCGGCAGACGCTCGAACAAGTGCGTGGTGTGTGA